The following proteins are encoded in a genomic region of Atribacterota bacterium:
- the gcvH gene encoding glycine cleavage system protein GcvH, translating into MVSLPEELLYTAEHFWVKQEEDVVLCGITDHAQSELGDVVFVEMPRVGTRVKKGERIGDVESVKTVSNLYAPLSGEVVAVNEQLKDRPELINKDPYGEGWIVKLKPLDLSEFSLLLSSEEYRKQLASV; encoded by the coding sequence GTGGTTTCTCTTCCGGAAGAGCTGCTTTATACGGCGGAACATTTCTGGGTGAAGCAGGAGGAAGACGTAGTACTGTGTGGTATTACGGACCATGCTCAGAGTGAACTGGGTGATGTGGTGTTCGTGGAAATGCCCAGAGTTGGTACAAGGGTGAAGAAAGGGGAACGGATTGGAGACGTGGAGTCGGTTAAAACGGTTTCCAATCTCTATGCTCCTTTGAGCGGGGAAGTGGTGGCGGTAAACGAGCAACTGAAAGACCGTCCTGAGTTGATTAATAAGGATCCGTACGGAGAAGGATGGATTGTCAAGCTGAAACCTTTGGACTTGAGCGAATTTTCTCTTTTGCTGAGTTCTGAGGAGTACCGGAAGCAACTTGCAAGTGTTTAG